CCCTGATTCACCCATCTATCAATCCATCCTTGAAACTTCCTCAATCATTTGCTGACAAATGTTTGTTCAATTAAAATCTTATCTGATATTCTGTTTAGCCCAAAAGCGACAAAAGAAACAGAGTGAGACTTCCTTATTCTTCCATTAAATGAAAGCTACCATAAATTGTCCTGCACACTTGAAGGGCGAGGAGATCAGTTGATCACACTTTTCATAAAAGGGGGTTGACTGAGAGGAAAAGCTGCGgtcatattttaacatttacatcAGTTCCTTTAAAAGACAATATAATGATGGATGTtgctgtgtgcgtctgtgtcatTGATAGATAGCTGCAGCTAAACTGGACCCTGGTGCAGTGAGTGATATGGAGGCTGCTAGAGTTGGGTTACAGCCCGTCAGAGACTGGAGGGCCTTCAGCCTACACGGTTACCCAGGTAACACAGGACAAATCCAAAGACAGACAATCATTTCTTGACATAAATCAAATATCTATCAGTTCACACTTTTTCATTATGACTGCTGATGGGACACAATCTGATTTTGTTTAGGGTTCGTCTTCATCTCCAACCCCTTCCTGCTGGGCTCCCAGCCTTTCTGGGTCAGACAGTGTCTGAAGACCTATCCTCAGAAGCCCAATGTCTGCAACCTGGACATGCACATGTCTCCCTCAGAGACACAGGACATCTGGGGCAAGAGCTTACACGGCCTCAGGTGAGACCAACTTTACTCATTCCCTCCGACAATTCCGACCAAGGCCAATAAACCAAActcatttatttgtaaaaaaataacagacctaagtgtttaaatgtttgattcCCTCCACAGTCGTGCTCCTCCTGGAAAGAATGAACCTAAGACTCTGCTGGAGCGGCTGCGCTGGGTCACTCTGGGGTATCATTACAACTGGGATACCAAGGTAAGCCAAACACACCAATTTGTTTGGCTTCATCCAAATAAACATCCACATTAATATGATTTCTGACTTTAGAAAAAGGTTAGAGGTGAGTTGAACAGTCAGAATCACAGACGTCTGGATCTCACATTCCACTTTAGACTTTCATCAGTCACAATGAACTTTTTCCCGATTTATCTCACTCACCTCACGTGCCCCTTTTCCTGAGGATGACTAACAGCGTTAGCCACGACGTCCACAGATTATTTCTGATTCACAGCTAAAAAGTGAAAACATTATTACGGACATTGCCAACAACGATCACCATATTTGTAAAGGAATGTACAGATTATGAAGCCGATTAAAGTCGGGGTTCTTTCACTCACTAATTTTCCCTCTTTAAAAACAGTAGGGATTTTAGTGACAGGATTATTAaagcaataaagaaaataaactaagAATAGAATAAGTCAGCAATCATAATTAGTTTTAATGGCCAGTTTTCTATTACTGTGTGTTCATACACTGCTTCTCCTTTAATGTTCCATTCACAGACTTACTCTGCCAACCATTACACTCCCTTCCCAGCTGACCTGCACCAGCTGTCCTCCCAAATAACAGCCGCCTGTGGGTTTCCAGGATTCAAAGCCGAGGCAGGAATCCTCAACTACTACCGATCCGATTCCTCTCTGGGAATCCACGTGGACGAATCAGAACTGGATCACAGCCGACCGCTGCTGTCATTCAGGTGAGAGGAGAGACACGTTTTAAACCCAACGCCACCGATGCCTTGTTTgcagatattttttatttcaattcatTTACTGCTCTGTTTTTTACAACATATCTTTGGCAAGCAGAGAACATAAAAACGACAACAAACACCCAGACAAGCATGCTGTGCAAGAATGTGGTGTCCCACcacctgctggtgttttgaATCCTTGATCCTCTGGTCCAAGTAATATTGGACGAGGCCTGCGAGTGTTAATGATACAGCAAgactaaaattaaaatgtaacctCGTAATTAGACCTAGTATGATAACAACGATCATATCTGTAGCTTGGTTAACCACAGATAAATATTTCTCCCTTTTCACTCAATGTCTTGTCTTTTCTGATAGCTTTGGGCAGTCGGCCATTTTCCTCCTGGGAGGTACTTGCAGGCAGGACCCCCCTACTGCCATGTACATGCACAGTGGGGACGTGATGATCATGTCGGGACAGAGCCGTCTCCTTTACCACGCCGTCCCCCGCATTGTCCCAGCGCCGCAAGGACATACGTCATTAGATATGGAGAGTTACAGTCCGGCCTCATCCCCGCAGGACAGCACTGTGGTGGAGCAGATGCCTGAGCAGGACTGGACTGTGTGCTCCAAGTACATCCAGAGCTCAAGAGTGAATGTGACTGTCCGACAGGTGCTGGGGACTGGACAGAGTTTCCCAGAAACACCTTCTCATCCCCCCTCATCAAGGACTGAAGACCAAACGGACACGTACCATGACAGACCAGCAGATGGAGACAgcgtgaagaggaagaggagcagtaGCGGTGACTCTGATGTTGTAAAGGCATGAAAGAGACTACACCAAATTGAAGtggttaaaaaaacactgctgagACTATCTGCATCAGATACCGACTTCTCCTATGCAGCAATGTCATTATGTTGGTCGTctggattaaaaagaaacaatactAGGTCAAAATGTAGTAGACAGCTTGACGgtgattcattatttattataattaaacaGCATGCCGACCAAAAGTGTTGAACGCAAACACTGCAAGTAAAATGGAATGACAACAGGAAATTCAAGTCAGGCTGAGAAGACacacaaactgaaataaaaacccTGGAGCAGATTCAGAGGTTCCTGAACTTTCAGAAAGTACAACCCTccaaatgggttttttttttactgtaaactgCACATAGTCACACAGAAATGGACTAATGATGCATGATTCAGACATTTTCCTTCCGTTTCCTAAATGCATTTTCTCACAATgataaaagttattttaaaaagtgtgac
This genomic interval from Solea solea chromosome 18, fSolSol10.1, whole genome shotgun sequence contains the following:
- the alkbh1 gene encoding nucleic acid dioxygenase ALKBH1, coding for MAKMAVSIVESGEDAFRKIFKYYKRRNPPPDFSDVIDFSRGVQSHKIAAAKLDPGAVSDMEAARVGLQPVRDWRAFSLHGYPGFVFISNPFLLGSQPFWVRQCLKTYPQKPNVCNLDMHMSPSETQDIWGKSLHGLSRAPPGKNEPKTLLERLRWVTLGYHYNWDTKTYSANHYTPFPADLHQLSSQITAACGFPGFKAEAGILNYYRSDSSLGIHVDESELDHSRPLLSFSFGQSAIFLLGGTCRQDPPTAMYMHSGDVMIMSGQSRLLYHAVPRIVPAPQGHTSLDMESYSPASSPQDSTVVEQMPEQDWTVCSKYIQSSRVNVTVRQVLGTGQSFPETPSHPPSSRTEDQTDTYHDRPADGDSVKRKRSSSGDSDVVKA